Proteins encoded in a region of the Chryseobacterium piperi genome:
- a CDS encoding spinster family MFS transporter: protein MDSQISEHRRLGQTRPNYALLLLTLVFALGLLDRVIFNVLLDPIREEFHLSDTVMGLLSGFAFVAFYSAMTFPVARLADRYNRRNIIVTGLTIWSAMTAFSGLVANTLQLTIARIMVGFGESMGSAPGHSLLSDFFPKEKRPKAFSIYSGGLHLGILLGYLIAGLVGQMLGWRYAFFFAGAPGLILALVIRLTMKEPLRGSSEEHYKLKELGIPLREALKDIFSRRSYRLVLIATTMGAFVIYALSTWEATFLRRIYHFDGKQIGLIVGVVKGGTGLAGAFLGGWLSNTFGKKDYKYILQIPAIATFLCATFSLLFLFSTSAAMAIIGLGITTFFLAFHIGVAWGVAQTVTRVEVRTLAAAILTISCNFIGHGFGSSVPGFFNDLLSETYSVNAIRYSLLSATGVALLASIIYWKASVCVEKDINTIEQG from the coding sequence ATGGACTCTCAAATCTCAGAGCATAGAAGGCTGGGGCAAACCCGGCCTAATTATGCACTACTATTACTGACCCTGGTATTTGCACTAGGCTTGTTGGATCGTGTTATTTTCAATGTACTTCTCGACCCTATCAGAGAGGAATTCCATCTGTCAGATACTGTGATGGGCTTACTGTCCGGTTTCGCTTTTGTTGCTTTTTATTCTGCGATGACCTTTCCTGTAGCAAGACTAGCCGATCGATATAATAGAAGGAATATTATTGTTACGGGGCTTACTATCTGGAGCGCCATGACCGCTTTTAGTGGACTGGTGGCTAATACTCTTCAGCTTACTATTGCCAGAATCATGGTTGGTTTTGGAGAATCAATGGGTTCTGCTCCGGGGCATTCTCTTCTTTCTGATTTTTTCCCAAAAGAAAAGCGCCCTAAAGCCTTTAGCATTTATTCCGGAGGGCTCCATCTCGGAATACTTTTAGGCTATCTCATTGCAGGTCTTGTCGGCCAAATGTTAGGATGGCGGTACGCCTTCTTTTTTGCCGGAGCTCCAGGACTTATACTGGCTCTGGTTATCCGCTTAACCATGAAGGAACCGTTACGTGGCAGCTCAGAAGAGCATTATAAGCTAAAAGAGCTGGGAATTCCTTTACGGGAAGCTCTCAAAGACATTTTTAGTCGGCGAAGTTACCGTCTCGTACTGATCGCCACCACTATGGGAGCTTTCGTGATTTATGCATTAAGTACATGGGAAGCAACTTTCCTCAGAAGAATCTATCACTTCGACGGAAAGCAAATAGGATTGATTGTTGGAGTTGTAAAAGGGGGAACCGGTCTTGCAGGTGCTTTTCTTGGGGGATGGCTTTCCAATACTTTTGGAAAGAAAGACTATAAGTACATCTTACAAATCCCTGCTATAGCAACATTTTTGTGTGCAACCTTTTCTCTGTTGTTTTTATTCTCAACCAGTGCTGCAATGGCTATTATAGGACTCGGCATTACAACATTCTTTCTCGCATTTCATATTGGAGTAGCCTGGGGTGTAGCTCAGACTGTCACGCGTGTAGAAGTACGTACTTTGGCAGCAGCAATATTAACCATTTCCTGCAACTTTATCGGTCATGGTTTTGGCAGCTCTGTTCCAGGTTTTTTTAATGATCTTTTATCCGAAACATATAGTGTTAATGCCATACGCTACTCATTGTTATCTGCAACAGGTGTAGCATTGCTTGCAAGCATAATCTATTGGAAGGCTTCAGTCTGTGTAGAGAAAGACATTAATACCATAGAACAAGGATAA
- a CDS encoding DinB family protein: MSNTTLNLQEIKESLQHSQKSFLKLLDEVVPTQKLYTRPSFEEWSCGIVFWHIGEARVFFVNEIQKVLHDPSLSIGRKMDNPARLANIEEADKVQPSSAEIRNRLEKSYAEITRLFEKLTPADLEKEIQHMNPKFGLMKLRDFIDHFIVEHDNIHVAQINRVVKQIS; this comes from the coding sequence ATGAGCAATACAACATTAAACTTGCAAGAAATCAAAGAATCTCTTCAACATTCCCAAAAAAGCTTTTTGAAATTATTAGATGAAGTTGTTCCCACACAAAAATTATATACCAGACCTTCATTTGAAGAATGGTCTTGTGGTATTGTATTCTGGCATATTGGAGAGGCCCGGGTTTTCTTTGTAAACGAAATCCAAAAAGTACTGCATGATCCTTCTCTTTCTATTGGTCGAAAAATGGATAATCCAGCCCGTTTAGCCAATATAGAAGAAGCAGATAAGGTTCAGCCATCATCAGCTGAAATCCGGAACCGTCTGGAAAAAAGCTATGCAGAGATTACCCGTTTATTTGAAAAACTGACACCTGCCGATCTTGAAAAAGAAATTCAGCATATGAATCCTAAATTCGGATTAATGAAGTTAAGGGATTTCATAGATCATTTCATAGTTGAACACGACAACATCCATGTTGCCCAAATTAACAGGGTCGTGAAGCAGATCAGCTAG
- a CDS encoding fumarylacetoacetate hydrolase family protein, translated as MKLLMFTVGSSEPKFGAFVQEKIIDLNEIASLAKISLAPSIQESLKSTSGLSDAEKVITYAQENWNQLPENTVWKEDQIEWLPVVGSPEKIICVGLNYKHHIMEMKREMPSTPVLFAKMATTLNGHKQDVPYIDLSNSLDYEAEMAVIIGKKGKNIKKENALEYVAGYSCFNDVTVREYQFRTIQWMQGKNFDGHGPIGPMLITPDEIENLANSKITLRLNGQVMQESFIGDLIFDVPTLIEAISEIMTLNPGDIIATGTPSGVGFGRTPKVFMQRGDVVEVEITNIGLLQNTIK; from the coding sequence ATGAAATTATTAATGTTTACCGTCGGTTCTTCAGAACCCAAATTCGGAGCTTTTGTTCAGGAAAAAATCATTGATCTTAATGAAATTGCCAGTTTGGCAAAGATTTCTTTAGCTCCCAGTATACAGGAATCTTTAAAAAGCACTTCCGGATTATCCGATGCTGAAAAGGTTATAACGTATGCTCAGGAAAACTGGAATCAACTTCCAGAAAATACGGTTTGGAAAGAAGACCAGATTGAATGGCTTCCCGTAGTAGGATCTCCTGAGAAAATTATATGTGTGGGGTTGAATTATAAGCATCATATTATGGAAATGAAACGCGAAATGCCTTCAACGCCGGTATTATTTGCAAAAATGGCTACAACCTTAAATGGCCACAAACAAGATGTTCCCTATATAGACTTATCCAATTCCTTGGACTATGAAGCTGAAATGGCAGTTATTATCGGTAAAAAAGGGAAAAACATAAAAAAGGAAAATGCTTTAGAATATGTAGCAGGATATTCTTGCTTTAATGATGTAACGGTACGTGAATATCAGTTTAGGACTATTCAGTGGATGCAAGGAAAAAACTTTGATGGACATGGTCCTATAGGTCCAATGCTCATAACCCCTGATGAAATAGAAAACCTCGCTAATTCCAAAATTACACTTCGGCTGAATGGACAGGTAATGCAGGAATCTTTTATTGGTGATCTTATCTTTGATGTTCCCACTCTCATTGAAGCTATATCAGAAATCATGACCCTAAATCCTGGAGACATCATTGCTACTGGCACGCCTTCTGGTGTCGGATTTGGGAGAACTCCTAAAGTATTCATGCAAAGAGGAGATGTAGTGGAAGTAGAAATTACCAATATCGGCTTACTACAAAATACAATTAAATAA
- a CDS encoding cupin domain-containing protein: MKEKEALYSRLKEQNLTPLWLVEQDVLPLHPSPAAIPWLWKWDQLHQLASTAGKLVELEDGGDRRALGLSNPGLNGKPYATETLWMALQWLNGKEIAPPHRHIAQASRFIIQSEGSYSTVEGNRIFLERGDYVLNPPMLWHDHGSINDKHAIWLDALDIPVTNYLNANFFESYHLDQQEITKKMNASVLKHGNGNYRPLWEPPINEYPPVSVYKWKDTLKALNDLKEADEASPYDDLALEYVNSFNGKAVMKTFGASIQMIRPKVHTKAHRHVSSNVYYVFEGSGYSVIDGVQFNWSEGDFFVIPTWACHEHCNISENSDAILFSVSDIPLMRALDKYREEPYLENNGHQFVREVFKSPL; this comes from the coding sequence ATGAAAGAAAAAGAAGCACTATACTCCAGGCTAAAAGAGCAGAATTTAACTCCTCTTTGGCTTGTAGAGCAAGATGTATTACCGTTACACCCTAGCCCGGCCGCTATCCCCTGGCTTTGGAAATGGGATCAGCTGCATCAGCTGGCATCAACAGCTGGTAAACTGGTTGAGCTTGAAGACGGAGGGGATCGACGCGCTTTAGGACTAAGCAATCCTGGTCTTAATGGAAAACCTTATGCTACTGAGACTTTGTGGATGGCATTACAATGGTTGAATGGTAAAGAGATCGCTCCTCCGCATCGCCATATTGCACAAGCATCACGATTCATTATTCAAAGTGAAGGTTCTTATAGTACTGTTGAAGGAAACAGAATTTTTTTGGAAAGAGGAGACTACGTACTTAATCCTCCCATGTTATGGCATGACCATGGTTCTATCAATGATAAGCATGCAATCTGGTTAGACGCTTTAGATATTCCCGTTACCAACTACCTTAATGCCAATTTCTTTGAATCTTATCATTTGGATCAACAGGAAATAACCAAAAAAATGAATGCATCAGTACTGAAGCATGGCAATGGAAATTACCGCCCTTTATGGGAACCCCCTATCAATGAGTATCCTCCGGTATCTGTTTATAAATGGAAAGACACTCTAAAAGCGCTTAATGATCTTAAAGAAGCAGATGAAGCCAGTCCTTATGATGATTTGGCTCTGGAATATGTCAATTCTTTCAATGGAAAAGCGGTCATGAAAACTTTTGGAGCATCAATACAAATGATTCGTCCTAAAGTACATACCAAAGCCCATCGCCATGTTTCCAGTAATGTATATTATGTTTTTGAAGGAAGCGGTTATTCAGTAATAGATGGAGTACAATTTAACTGGTCAGAAGGGGATTTTTTTGTAATTCCTACCTGGGCTTGTCATGAACATTGTAATATTTCGGAGAATTCTGATGCCATCCTATTCTCTGTAAGTGATATCCCACTGATGCGGGCACTCGATAAATACAGGGAAGAACCTTATCTCGAAAATAACGGTCATCAATTCGTCCGTGAAGTTTTTAAAAGCCCTCTCTAA
- a CDS encoding PadR family transcriptional regulator, which yields MSTKHIIMSMLEIAPMTGYEIAQNLSTSVVPFWSATASQIYNALKSMKESNLVETENSIRGEKMNVEQYTLTHTGRKELDDWIQEDIQYIPIREPFLLWSSYMEKCTLEKAISIIDKHIERFEKRAHQLEEATYKIQTNEYKLMKMRSESTPKEKLKKIQMARAFAYGEIAAKARFEVEQAKRIRQFAYSFFSEND from the coding sequence ATGTCGACCAAACACATCATTATGTCTATGTTGGAAATAGCTCCTATGACAGGCTATGAGATTGCTCAAAATCTGAGTACTTCAGTAGTTCCGTTTTGGAGCGCTACTGCCAGCCAGATTTATAATGCACTCAAAAGTATGAAGGAGAGTAACCTGGTAGAAACTGAAAATAGTATCAGGGGGGAAAAAATGAATGTGGAGCAGTATACTCTTACCCACACCGGTCGAAAAGAGCTTGATGATTGGATTCAGGAGGATATTCAGTATATCCCGATTCGGGAGCCTTTTTTACTTTGGTCTTCTTATATGGAGAAATGTACTTTGGAAAAAGCGATTTCTATCATAGATAAACATATTGAGAGATTTGAAAAAAGAGCGCATCAGCTTGAAGAAGCTACCTATAAAATACAAACCAATGAGTATAAGCTTATGAAAATGAGATCGGAATCTACCCCGAAAGAAAAGCTTAAAAAAATCCAGATGGCTCGTGCTTTTGCTTATGGGGAAATTGCTGCAAAAGCACGATTTGAAGTGGAGCAGGCTAAACGTATCCGGCAATTTGCTTATTCTTTTTTTTCAGAAAATGACTAA
- a CDS encoding SusC/RagA family TonB-linked outer membrane protein, whose translation MKKTLFKIGLLQSVFFCWGGLYAQTTDSIKTAKIDEVVVTAYGVKKEKKALGYAFQDVKGQALVDARENNVTNALTGKVAGLQVIRGGFGPGASSKINLRGFTSIKGDNQPLIVVDGIPINNSAGVKAKAQESGNKNNDFWNPDIDMGNGLSDINPDDIESISVLKGGAASALYGARAGNGVILITTKSGKKRNGIGITYSTSLGFENIFMKPELQSSFGRGNNGLANPAGDTSTSSWGPAIDKSKVNDNLKNFFRTGTNTQHTLSFQETLGEGTNLYTSANYLYNNSMIPNSKYERWNFMARINSNFGARKRWTSDIKVQYVSTNAINRPSAGQGDGNYYPGILLLPRDINIRDYREGMTQNNVQQRWITNDGINPYWSAYNRLNEDKKDRVLLSGYLKYQFNDWLSADARVGTDFYSLTADSRTWTGSKMENSYNTSQEKFYENNYIGSITAKKDNIIGKWSGSLSAYGQMMASRTKAIYLSAPKLVIPNLFNINNAEGNPGITEVILDKKINSVFGAAEINYDGYWFINATLRNDWTSTLNTQNRSYNYSSIGTSLVLTDMIEKLSDKKSDILTFAKLRASYAVTGNSLDPYELYNTYVIKRDPNGNIIAERKKTLYDDNLISEKLKNFEIGVDIKLFNRVSIDFSYYDSRAVDQLLDLPMNPMSGYNNRKVNAGIVQNKGIEIVLNSDVIKNEKFVWNANINFSQNKNTINELDGKISQYPLGGFDDVGIFAAVGRRYGAIFGSRFLRVQDVNSPYYGKLILTSNGLPQIDRGPYFLGDQSPRVLFGFINSFSYKNIGLSFQIDGRIGGKFYSATQAGLQRSGLAKETAPGGKRDKFVVDGVINNGSNYTVNNAEITQQDYWAAVGTGNLGITEQNVYDATNIRLRNIQLSYTFPKQLFENFALKSAKVLFTANNVWMIYSKTKGIDPESVFAISSNATGFENFAFPTMRSYLFTLTLGF comes from the coding sequence ATGAAAAAAACACTATTTAAGATTGGATTGCTTCAATCCGTATTTTTTTGTTGGGGTGGGCTGTATGCGCAAACTACAGATTCAATTAAAACTGCAAAGATTGATGAAGTAGTAGTAACAGCTTACGGAGTCAAAAAAGAGAAAAAAGCATTGGGTTATGCTTTTCAAGATGTAAAAGGTCAGGCCCTAGTAGATGCCAGAGAAAACAATGTTACTAATGCTTTAACTGGTAAGGTTGCCGGTCTTCAGGTGATTAGAGGTGGGTTTGGACCGGGAGCGTCTTCTAAGATTAACCTTAGGGGATTTACTTCTATAAAAGGAGATAATCAGCCTTTGATTGTAGTAGATGGAATTCCCATCAACAATTCAGCAGGAGTGAAGGCGAAAGCTCAGGAAAGTGGTAATAAGAATAATGATTTCTGGAATCCAGATATTGATATGGGGAATGGATTAAGTGATATCAATCCCGATGATATTGAAAGTATTTCTGTTTTGAAAGGTGGTGCTGCGTCAGCATTATACGGTGCAAGAGCAGGGAATGGAGTCATTCTTATCACTACAAAAAGCGGAAAGAAAAGAAATGGTATTGGAATTACTTATTCTACAAGCTTAGGGTTTGAAAATATTTTTATGAAACCTGAGCTTCAGAGTAGTTTTGGTCGTGGAAATAACGGATTGGCAAATCCGGCTGGAGATACCTCTACTTCAAGTTGGGGACCTGCTATTGATAAATCAAAAGTAAATGATAATCTAAAAAACTTTTTTAGAACAGGAACCAATACGCAACATACTTTAAGCTTTCAGGAAACCTTAGGTGAGGGGACCAATTTGTACACCTCTGCGAATTATTTATACAATAATAGCATGATTCCTAATTCAAAATATGAAAGATGGAATTTTATGGCAAGAATCAATTCTAATTTTGGAGCCCGCAAAAGATGGACCTCGGATATTAAAGTTCAATACGTAAGCACTAATGCTATTAACAGACCTTCGGCAGGGCAAGGGGACGGTAATTATTATCCCGGTATTTTATTATTGCCTCGTGATATTAATATCAGAGATTATAGAGAGGGGATGACCCAAAATAATGTCCAGCAGAGATGGATTACCAATGATGGAATTAATCCATACTGGTCAGCTTATAATAGACTGAATGAGGATAAGAAAGACAGGGTTTTACTAAGTGGTTATTTAAAGTATCAATTTAATGACTGGTTAAGTGCAGATGCTAGGGTAGGAACTGATTTTTATTCTTTAACTGCTGATTCACGGACATGGACTGGTTCCAAAATGGAGAATTCCTATAATACAAGTCAGGAAAAGTTTTACGAAAACAACTATATAGGTAGTATTACAGCGAAGAAAGATAATATTATAGGGAAGTGGAGTGGTTCCCTTTCCGCTTATGGACAAATGATGGCATCGAGAACTAAAGCAATCTATTTGTCAGCACCCAAATTGGTTATTCCTAATCTTTTCAATATTAATAATGCTGAAGGGAATCCTGGAATAACGGAGGTTATTTTAGACAAAAAAATCAACTCCGTATTTGGTGCTGCAGAAATTAATTATGATGGATACTGGTTTATCAATGCTACATTAAGAAATGATTGGACTTCTACTCTGAATACACAAAACAGGTCATATAATTACTCTTCAATAGGGACTTCATTGGTATTGACAGATATGATCGAAAAACTGTCTGATAAAAAATCTGATATTTTAACATTTGCTAAGCTAAGAGCATCCTATGCAGTTACAGGGAATTCCCTGGATCCTTATGAGCTTTATAATACCTACGTGATTAAAAGAGATCCCAATGGAAATATCATTGCTGAAAGAAAAAAGACCTTATATGATGACAATCTTATAAGTGAAAAATTGAAAAATTTCGAAATTGGGGTGGATATTAAATTATTCAACAGGGTTTCTATAGATTTCAGTTATTATGATTCCCGAGCTGTAGACCAGTTATTGGATTTGCCTATGAATCCAATGTCAGGCTATAATAATAGAAAGGTCAATGCTGGAATAGTACAAAACAAAGGAATTGAAATTGTTTTAAATTCTGATGTTATTAAAAATGAAAAGTTCGTATGGAATGCCAATATTAATTTTTCACAGAATAAAAATACGATCAATGAGCTGGATGGAAAAATATCTCAATATCCATTAGGCGGTTTTGATGATGTTGGAATATTTGCGGCCGTAGGAAGAAGATATGGGGCAATATTTGGATCAAGATTTTTAAGAGTGCAGGATGTTAATAGTCCTTACTATGGGAAGCTTATTTTAACAAGTAACGGTTTGCCACAAATAGATAGGGGGCCTTATTTTTTAGGAGACCAGTCTCCGAGAGTATTGTTTGGTTTTATAAACAGTTTTTCTTATAAAAATATTGGATTATCATTCCAGATTGATGGGCGTATAGGAGGAAAGTTCTACTCAGCAACCCAAGCAGGATTACAACGTTCGGGATTAGCGAAAGAAACAGCGCCCGGAGGAAAACGGGACAAATTTGTAGTGGATGGAGTAATTAATAACGGGAGTAATTATACGGTAAATAATGCAGAAATTACCCAGCAGGATTACTGGGCTGCTGTGGGTACCGGAAATTTGGGAATAACTGAACAAAATGTTTATG